GACGAGCCCAGGGCCTGCTGGAATCGACAAGCCTGTCGGTCGACAGGATCGGGCAGTTGACCGGTCTCGGCACGGCGAACAATCTCCGGCACCATTTCCTCAAACGGTTCGGCGTGTCGCCGAGCGACTACCGACGGGCGTTCCCCCGGGCATAGCGGCACCCGACTGTCTCGGCACCGAGCTGCACACCAGACCGCATCGAAATCCCAGGTCACCGCCCTCCTCATGCCCCGTCCGCGAGCTCGACGATCAGCGAGGCCTCACGTGTCCCCTGCCGAGGGCTGCCCGCCTTCGTCACTGCCATGCTGCCCCGCCGATGCCGCTGACCAGCGACGCCGGGTGATCCCGAGGGTGCCCGACGACGCTTCCGAGCCAGCGTCTCGTCAGTCGCGCGGCCTCGGAGTGTGGTGCCGTCCGCCAAGCCGTGCCCGAACGCCGCCGCGGCGCTTGAGCCCGCCCGCACCACTGGGAGGTGTCGTCGTCGGAGCTTCCTCGCCGACCGCGGTGGCTGTGGCCCTCTGCCCCGAGACGCCACGAAAGGCGGATCTCCTGCCTCGTACATCGATGAGTGACCAGTCCGGCACTTCCGAGTCCACGAACCCCGAGGTGCGGGCGAATCGGTTGTTCCGTCGGCGACCCTCGCGGCGCGGCGGGGTGCGTGGCATGCGCGAGCCGGTGGGACCGACTTCGGGAGCCCTGCTCCGCCGCCGGCCGCATGACGCGGATTCGTACCGGGGCTCCGGTGACCGCGGCCCGACACAGGCGACCTCAGGCAGGCGACGCCGAGCGCGGGCCATGCCGAGTTCACTCCGCCGAGCTCACTCGGCCGTGTGGTCGAGGATCGCCTCGGCCAGCTCCTGATGAGTCTCCAGCGGCAGCGTGTGCCCCATGCCCGCCACGATCTTCAATCGCGCTCCCGGAACACGCTCGGCGATGATCGCACCGTGCCCCGGCTTGACCGGCTCGTGGCTGCCCTCGATGACCAACGTCGGCGCCTGCACCCGGTGAAGCACGCCCACCGGCTCGAACTCCGGGCCGGCCGCCGCGGCCAGCCGGTGGTTGGCCGCCGCCGACAGGTCGACGGCCCGGTCGTAGACACGTTCCTGCTGCCGACGCGCGGCGTCCTCGTCGAACGGCAGCCCGGTGCCGTGCAGCACACGCTGCTCGGCGATCATGTTGTCGATCAGCTCCCGGCGGTCCTGCGCGGGCGGGGCGGTCATCAGCGCGCGGAAGAACTCCACGAACTCCGGCCTCGGCGCGGGCAGAGACTCCTCGGGCTGTTCCTGACCCGTCAGCGCTCGCAGGAGCACCTGCCCCTCGCCACCGCCCAGCGGCGAGGAGGCGATGACGGTCAGGGATCGCACCCGCTCCGGCGCCTCCACGGCGATGCACTGGCCGAGCAGCCCGCCCGCCGAATGGCCCACCAGGTGAGCGCTGTCCAGACCGTGGGCCGCTAACACGCGATAGACGTCGTTCTTGATGTCCTCCCAGGTGTACGGCGCGGTCGCGAAGTCGACGGTGCCCGACCTGCCGGTGTCACGGTGGTCGTATCGGATCACTCGGCGGCCGCCGGCGGTCAGCCGGCCGACGAGCTCGTCCGGCCACAGGACGCCCTGTGACATCGACCCCATGATCAACAGGATCGGCGTGTCCTTCTCGGCACCGAACTCTTCACTCCAGATGGTCACCTCTCGCATGCCTCACAGCATGTCGCCTCCGGCTGCGGACGCCTTCTGTAGAACTACCAGCCGCGCCAGATCCGTACGGGAGCCGATGCCCAGCTTCGGGTAGATCTTGTACAGGTGGTACTCGACCGTGCGTGGACTCAGGAACAGCCGGGCGGCGATCTGCCTGCTCGACAACCCGTCGGCGACCAGACCCGCGATGCGCAGTTCCTGCGGGGTCAGCACGTCGAGCACGCTGGGGGGCGGGGCGTCGCCGTTCTCGCCTGCCGCCCGCAGCTCGTCCCGCGCGCGCCGCGCCCACGGCAGAGCGCCCGCCTGCTCGAAGACCTCCCACGCCGTCCGCAGGTGCGCTCGTGCCTGGCCGGGCCGCTGCGTGCGACGCAGACGCTCACCCAGCAGCAGCGCGGTCCTGGCCGCCTCGAACGGGTTGGTGTGCAGCCGCAGCGCCTCGACGAACGCCTCCTCAGCCGATGCGGCCAGACCTCGACAGCGGGCCAGCAGCGCGCGGGACTCGGCTGTCGCGGCGTGCTCGGTGGATCGCTCGTAGGCCGAGAACGCCACGCGGGCACCGGCCGCGTCGCCCGCGCCCACCGCGGCCTCCAGAAGATCCGGCATGGTTCGCCACGTGACGGTCGGGTGCCCCGCGCCCGGCCCGGCCGCCGCGACGGCTCGGAGACGTTCGTACGCCGACCCGTAGCGGCCCAGGCACAACTCGAGCATCCCCCGCGCGTACGCGGCCACTCCGGCGTGCAGCCCTACCCGGTGCGGCAGGGCGATGGCCAGTGCCTCGCGGGCCTGCCGTTCGCAGAGTTCTCCCTCACCGCGCAGCGCCGCCAGCACCGCCAGATTGGCCAGGTGCGCGGCCACCGTGTTCTCGTAGCCTGCCTCCCGTGCCAACGCCAGACCCTCCTCCGAGACGGCCTGGCTGCGCGCGAGCCGTCCGGCGATGCGGTCGCCGGTCGCCACGAACGCCAGCACGACGGGCAGCTGCCCGGCCATCCCCGACACCCTCGCCACGCGCCCGGCGCGCTCGGCCGTCTCGGCCGCCAGATCCGACTCGCCCAGGGCACTGGCCGCGGCCGTCGCCCACAGGTGGCCTGTCGCATCCGCCTGCTCGTCGGCCCGCGACAGTGCTCGTCGCAGCAGACGCGGCCCGGCGGCGTCGCCGTGCAGAGTCGCGCCGATCCCCACCAGCGTGTCCCGCAGGAATCCCTTCGGGTGCGCCGCCGCCCGACGGCCGAGTTCCACGATGGCCGCCGTGTCGCCGACGTAGGAGGCCGCCTCCACGGCGTCGGCCAGCATGTCCAGGCCGTCGCCCGCCGCCAGTATCCGCACGGCCTCTGCGGCGTTGCCCGAGTTCAACTCGAACCGGCCCCGCAGCCGGGCGATCTCCATCGCGAGAGCGTCGTCGTGTGTCCCCTCACGTGCCTCGGCAAGCAGCGATTCGGCCTGCCCCGGTCTGCCGGCGAGCCACGCCGCCACGGCGGCGTCCTTACGTCGGACGGCGCGGTCGCGCGGATCGGGGGTCAGATCGGCGGCTCTGGCCAGGGCGGTGGCGGCGGCGCCGTATCCGCCGCGGTCACGAGCCCGTTCGGCGGCGTCGGCCAGCGCCGCGGCGACCGGCTCCGCTTGGCCCAGGGCGGCTCCGGCCAGGTGCCACGCTCTCCCGTCGCCCGTGGTCAGCTCCGCCACGGCGGCGTGCATGCGGCGGATCTCGGCGGGGGCGGCGGCCTCGTGAACCGCGGATCGCATGAGCGGGTGACGGAAGTGCACTTCGGTGCCCGACGCCTGGATCAACCCGCGCTCCTCCAGTTCGGCGAAGGCTGCCGTCACCGCGTCCGAAGACGGCTCTGGCACCAGCCGCTCGGCGGCACTCAGGACCACTTTGAGGTCGCTCTCGACAGCGGTCAGGAGGGCGACCAGCCGGGCCGGAACCGACAACCCGGTCACTCGGTCGCCGAAGAGTCGGGCGCCGCCGGGCAGGGGGTCGGGCAGCGGGTCGCGGCCTGCGAGCTGCGCGGGCGTCAGCCGGGCGGCGATCTCGGTCAGGGCCAGCGGGTTGGCCCCGGTCAGCGTGATGACTTCTCGTCGCACCGGGCCGATCATCGACCCGTGTCGTGACTCGAGCAGCTCGGCCGCGGCGTCCTCGCGCAGGCCCCGCACGTTCACCGTCGACGGCACGCCGGTGACAGCGGCGTCGCCGCGGACGGCGAGCAACATCGCGATCCGCTCGGTGCCCAGTCGCCTGGCGGCGAACAGCAGCGAGTCGGCCGAGGCCCGGTCGATCCAGTGAAAGTCGTCGACCACACAGATCAGGCCCTCCTGCCCCGCAGCCTCGACCAGCGCCGACAGCACTCCCGCGCCGAGGAGGAAGCGGTCGCCGACGCCGTGGGCGGCGTGGCCCAAGGCCGCTCGCACCGCGTCACGCTGCGGCCCGGGCAGCGTGTCCAGCAGACCGGCCACCGGCCGCAGCAACTGGTGCAGCGCCGCGAACGCCAGGTCCGACTCGGACTCGACGCCGCAGGCTCGCAACACCCTCGTCGACTCGGCCCGCTCGACCACCGCGTCGAGCAGGGCGGTCTTGCCCGCGCCTGCCTCACCGCGAAGCACCACCGCCCCGCCGTAGCCTCGGCGGGCCCGTGCGATCACTTCGTCGAGGGCGCTGACCTCCGTAGACCTTCCATAGAGCACGGAGGACCACTGTAAAGGGGCTGCCATACCGGCGCGCTCGGCGGACGGACCGTCAGTGGGAGCCGGACCCGCACTCTGCGCTCGACGGCGGGGTGTGAGACCACGGGACTCCCCGGCTTCCGCGACCTTCCCGCGGGCCGTAGCGCGGCAGCGATCTCCCTCCGGCCTCGGCCCGCCGGCTCTCACCGTCTCCCATGACGGCGCGGCGCCGAGTGCGGCCGCCGGTGTCGTCCGGACCACGCGCGGGTCGGTGGACGGCGCACGAGCCGTCGCCGGCCGGACCTCAGTCACGTCGCCGGCCCGCACCCGTCGGGCCGTCCTGTCGACAGTCCGTCGCGGGTCGGACCCGTCCCGACACCCGAAAATCCTGACCACCGATAAGTGAACCTTATCGGCGGTCAGGATGAGTGACGGGGTGATCACCAGGCGTTCTCGACCCTTAATGTTTCGTTAGAAACGTTAGGAGCAAACGTAATGAAATGGAGTCAGGAAATCGGTCCGCCTTCTGCTGTCGACGTGCCTCCCGTCGCTGGAGAGAGGTCGACGACAGGAGCGACGGGTCGACACGCTTTCGCGCGCGGGCGACGCACGGAGAAGGGGCGGCTCGCGAGACCGGGCCGTCGCCGCGGTCATGCGGCCGCTTCGGCGAGTTCGTGTCGGGGCGGCATCGACGGACCTCTGCCGCGATCGCCGGCACATCGGCACAGGGAAAGGCCTTCGGCGCGATATCGAGGGGTACCGGGATGCCCCGGCGACTACTAGACATGACGAAACTCTGACGAAACCAAGGCGCTGGTCAGCGTCGACGGCCGACGCGAAGGCGGAGAAAGGCCTTCAGGTGGACCGGACCGGATTCGGGCGCCAGGGAGACGATCTCGAAGACGATGCAGCGAGCGGCTGAGCATCGGTTCGGCGCACCGATCAGGGGCCGCGCCGATCTGGAGCCGCCGGGTGCGGGCCAGTCGGCGGTTGACCGCCACGGTGCAGGTGGGTTCGGCACGGCGGGCGTCGGCGCGGCCACTCAGGGCGCGGATGACCAGGACGCGGACGGGACCGTCGCTTCCGGGCGCGGTGCCGAGACGGAAGGTCGGCGGTCAGATGGCGCCAGGCCGGGCAGCGGCCGGACCAGGGCTGATCTCGTCTCACCCGCCCCGCGCCCAGGCAGGGTCACGTACTCCGGAACAGCCGGTCCAGATGCACGTCGATCGCGGCGAGCGCGTCCTGGGTCTCGATCACGTCGAGTTCGATCAGGGAGGTGAAGCCGGTGAGCGCGAGGAGCAGGTTGGTCTCGATCGCCGGGTCACGGCCGGAGTCGATGTGTCCGTCGGCGATCGCCTGGTGGACCAGCCGCTCGACCAGGGCCCGCCCTTGGGCAAGGCCGCGGCGCGCCTGCTCGCGCACGGCCTCATCGTGCAGCGCCTCCAGGACGTAGGCGGCGCTCATCCGGCTCGTCGCCCGGGCATCGGCATGCAGCGGGAGCATCTCCGCGAGCGTCAGTCGCAGCACGGCACGGGGGTGCGGACGGTTGCCGAGCTCGGCCAGCCCCTGGTGTATGCGCACCGAGGTCTGCTCGGACGCGAAGTCCATGGCGAAGGAGAGCATGGCGGTCCGGGAGGCGAAGTAGTGCTGCAGCTGCCCGAGTGACATGCCCGCCTCCTGCGCCACCACGCGCATCGTCAGCTGTGTGACGCCGCGCTGCTCCACCACCCGCCACAGTGCGCGGGCGATCGCTTCGCGGCGTCGGCGGTGATCCACCTGTTTCGGCATCGCCGACCCTCCCCTTGTTCCAATACGGTTGACATAATACATCTGACCCATAATCCTGCGGTCCACGCGAGGGAAGGAAGCCGTCATGTCCGAGCAGCCGAAGGTACGGACCACGGAAGGCCTGGTGCAGGGGCGCAGGCGGCACGGGCACGCGGTGTTCCGCGGCATCCCCTACGCCCGGCCCCCGGTCGGAGCGCTCCGCTTCGCCGCGCCCGCGCCGCCGCACCGCTGGGAGGGGACGAGGCAGGCGATCGAGTTCGGCCCCGTGGTGCCGCTGTCCCTGCCGATCGACGTGCCCCCGCAGGGCACCGACTGGCTGACCCTCAACGTCGGCACCCCGGACCCCGGCGCGGCGGGCCTGCCGGTGCTGGTGTGGATCCCCGTGGGCGGCTACCTCTCGGCGGCGTCGAGCGACCCGATGTACGACCCGGCAGCGCTGGCTGAGGCGGGAGTCGTCGTGGTGACCGTCAACTGCCGCGTGGGCGCGGAGGGATTCGCCTTCCTCGACGACGCGCCGCCCAACCGCGGACTGCTCGACCAGATCGCGGCGCTGGAGTGGGTGCAGCGCAACATCGCCGCCTTCGGGGGCGACCCCGGCAAGGTCACCGTGGGCGGGGTGTCCGCCGGGGCGGGCTCGGTCGCCGCCCTGCTGACGATGACGTCCGCGCGCGGGCTGTTCCGGCGGGCCATCGCCCATTCGGTACCGGGGCTGCACAGCACCCCCGCGCTGGCGCGGCAGGTCACCGCCGCGTTCGCGGATCGGCTCGGCGCGGCGGCCCCCACCGCCGAAGCCCTGCGCGACATCGACCCATGGCGCCTGGCCGCCGAGCTCACCTCCTTCAACGCGGGCCTTCACGCGCACCGGGAGAGCTGGGGACGGCTCACGGATACCGGCACCGCGCTGTGCCCCGTCGTCGACGGCGAGGTCCTCCCGGAAACGCCCTGGCCCGCGCTGACCGGCGGGCGTGCGAGCGGGACCGAACTGCTCGTCGGCCACACCCGGGACGAATTCCGGTACTTCAGCGTCATGAGCGGGCGATACGGCACCTTCACCGAGGAGGACGCCCGCGCAGCCCTGGAACTGCACGCCCCGCGACCGGACGGCGCGCGGGCCTACCGTGCCGCGTTTCCGCAGGCAGGCCCGGAGGAGCTGGTGGAGACGGTGTACTCCGACGCCCTCTTCCGCATGCCGTCGCAGAAGCTGGCCGAGGCGAACGCCGTAGCAGGCGGCACCTCGTACCTGTTCGAACTGTGCTGGGTCGCCCCGGTCCTCGGCGGCATCCTGGGCGCCTGCCACAGCCTCGACGTGCCCTTGGCGTTCGGCACGCTGGACAGTCCCGTCGGCACCCAGCTCATCGGCGAGGATCCCACTTCCGAGGCCGTCGCGCTCTCCCGTGAACTCCACGAGGCCTGGGTCCGCTTCGTCACCACCGGCGACGCGGGCTGGCCCGCCCACCGGCCCGGTGGGCACCTCACCCGCGTCCTGGACGCCGAGTCGAAGACTTTGCCCTACCCCGAACAGGCATCCCGTCGGATCTGGGAAGGCCGCTCCCCCGCCCCCTTCGATCTCTCGTGACGTAGGTGAACCGCCCCAGGCCGTGCCGCCGACGACGGCGGTGTAGGAGGCAGGGGGACAGGAAGCCGCCGGCATCTCGACCATGCCGCGGCACAACGCCGCGCGCGATCGACGGCACGCGGGCCGGCCGGTGCCGACGCCGCCGCGCCAGGGGATGTACGGCTCCACGGCTGCCTCGCGAACGCCATGTCCGTCTGCTGTTCGAAAGCGCGGCCGTCGACGCGCTGTCCGATCGACTGCCTCAGGCCGTTCGGGGCGGTCGCCCCGCCGACTCCCTCACCTGCCGGACGGCCTCCTGGACACCTCCGGACCAGGGCGCGCCATGGCCTGGAAGCACCCACTTCGCCCTGACCTCGGCAAGGCGGTCGAGCGAGTGCAGCGCCTGTGTCGGATCGTCGGTGAACGGAGCGGCCTGCGGGCCGCTCCGGCCGGTCAGCACATGCCGTGTGGTGAGTGCGTCGCCGACGAAGAGCGCGTCGACCGCGGGCACCTGGACGGCGACGCTGCCCGGTGAGTGTCCGGGCAGGCCGAGAACGCGAGGAGCGCCGGGCAGTTCGAGGACGTCGCCGTCGTCGAACTCCACGACCTCGCGCGGATGGTCGGTCCGCAGGCCGCCTTTGCCTGCGGCGTACCAGAGGAAGCGGGCCATGGGGCCGATCCGGGCACCACTCCAGACCGGTCGGCTCGTCACCTCGCCGCGGGCGCGGGCGGCATCGGCGTGGTGGACGTAGATCGGTACGTCGTGCTCGCGGCGGAGGCGTTCGGCGAAACCCAGGTGGTCGGTGTCGCCGTGGGTCAGCACGACGCCGCGGACGTCGCGGAGAGAGCGGCCCAGCCCCGCGAGTTCCGCGGTCAACTCCCGCCAGTGCCCGGCCAGTCCGGCGTCCACGACGGTCACGCCGTCTTCGGTCACGACCAGGTACGCCGCGACGATGTCGTTGCCGATGCGGTGCAGCCCCTCATCGAGCCTCATGGCGTGCTCCTCCTTCATGAACCGCTAACATGGCTACGTTCGATAGCCATCATGGCTAGGATACATAGCTATGAGAGGAGACTCGTGCCGACACCCAGACGGACGTCTCAGGAGGAGATCGTCACGGTCGCCCGCGACATCCTGGAGCGACACGGACCCGCCCACCTGACGATGCAAGCCGTGGCCGAGCGCGTCGGTGTGCGGGCCCCCTCCCTGTACAAGCGAGTTCGCAACCGCGACGACCTGCTTCGACTTGCCACCGAGGCCACCATCCGCGATCTGAGCGAGGAACTGCACGCGATCGATGCCACCGGCGACCCCCGACGAGTGCTCGGTGATCTCGCCCGCACGATCCGCGCCTTCGCCCATGCCCGCCCGCACGGCTATCACCTGGTCTTCACGAACGCCTCCGCCGCGGCCCGGCCGGACCCCGCGCTGTTGGCCGAGGCGGCGGCCCCGGTACTGAACCTGGCCGCCGTCCTCGCCGGCCCCGAGCACGCCCTCGAAGCCGCACGCACCATCACGGCCTGGACGCACGGCTTCATCAGCATGGAGCTGGCCGGTGCGTTCAATCTGGGCGGCGACGTCGAGAGCGCGTATGAATTCGGCGTCGACCGCCTTGCCGACGCCCTCGCCCGATGAAGCCCGCCAGGGACGGGCTCGCCGACTCGCCCGCGAGAGTCGGCACCCGGCGACCTGACGCGATCCGCAGCCGCCTCTTCGATGGCGGGCCGCGGACCATGGCTACAGCTGGAAGCCCGCCGGGCCGCGCACGGTGGCGGCTGCGAGTTCCCTGACCCGGGCAGCGGAGGCGGGCACACCGGGAGACTGTTGAACCCAGGCCACGAACTCCATGGGAGTAAGGCCGGCAGGCGGCTGTCCCGTGTACGGGAGGGCGTACAGCGGGGTGTTGGGTCCGCTCAGCCAACTGTCGGCCAGGCTGCCGAGGTCGACCGTGTCGAAACCGAGGATGTCGAGAAACTCGGCCACCTCGCTCTTGGCGGCCGGATCGTCCCCGGACAGCGGCACCGCCGTCCGGTCGGGAGCTCCGGCCGGCCGGAACAGGTTCAACAGCTGCTTGGGACCGATGGAGTGCAATGCCTTGACCACACGGGATTGAGCGAGATGGCGCTGCACCAGTTCGCTGGACGTCAGCTCGTCGTCGTCGAGTTCGGGGACCCTCCACTCCGGCTTCGGAGCGTAGTTCATGGGATCGATCACGGTCTTGCCCGCCAGTTCGGCCCGAGGCAGCCGTTCGTGAGCGGCCAACGGCACAGACGCCAGGACCAGGTCTCCCGCCTCCGCCGCCTCGGCCGGGGTCGCCGCGCGAGCCCGCTCGCCGAGGTCGGCGACGAGGTCGGCCAACGTCGCCGGGCCGCGTGAGTTGCTCAGGACGACGGCCAGTCCTGCGTCGACGGCGCGGCGCGCGACACCGACGCCGACCATGCCGGTGCCGATGATGCCGAGGGTTGTCGTGCTCACTTCTTCTCCATTCGAGTATCACCGCATCGCGGCGTCCGACGGTCGGAACGCTGCGGCGGGTTCGTCCCCCATTCCAGCCGGGGTGATCTGCACGAACAATGCTCAGAACCACCCGGAAGCGATCACATCGTGTGATAGATCAGAAGAATGGAACTGAGGGCGTTGCAGTACTTCGTGACCGTCGCCGAGGAGCTGCACTTCGGGCGTGCGGCGCAACGGCTCCGTATCGTGCAGCCCGCGGTCAGCCAGCAGATCGCCCGGCTCGAACGCGAACTGGGCGTACGTCTGCTTGACCGCACCTCACGACGAGTGCGACTCACCTCGGCGGGCGATCGGGTGCTGTTGGCGGCCCGGGAGACCCTTGCTTCGGCAGCGCGGGTGCGAGTGGTCGCCGGAGAACCGGCCGCTGCTCTCCGGATCGGGGTGGCGTCCTGCGTGACCCGACGACTCGACGAGGCGATGACCCGCCTGTGTGACAGCGAACGCCCCACCCAGCCGGAACTAATCGATCTCCCGGTGACCGCGCGCCTGGACGCCGTTCGCGACGGCGAGCTTGACCTGGCACTGGTCCGGGGCGCGGTCGCATCGACATCGGTGACCGTGGCTCGTGCCTGGTCGGAGCCGCTGCACGCGGTGCTCGTCCGCGACCATCCCGCCGCCTGTGAGCCCGCGGTGAGACTGCACGACCTCGATCCGCGCGGCCTGCGGCTTCCCGTCCGCGACAGCGACCCTCCGATGTACGACGCGATCCTGGCCGCCCTGCCGGTGGCCCCGCTGAGGCCGCCCGCCGGGGACCTGCTCCAGGTGCTGTTCGAGGTGGGTCGGGACCCGGAAGGCTGGACGCTGGCGGCTGCGGAGCAGCTCGGCGGTTCGCATTCCGAACGCCTGCGCCAAGTACCCCTCGACCCCCCGCTGACCGTCGACGGCCACGTCGTCACCTCGCTGGCCACCCCCGAGTCCTGCGTGGCGTCGTATGTGGCGGCGTTCGCGGAGTGACCAGCGGCTGCCGTCCCCTGCACGCACGGATCGATTTCGGCGACCTCTGCGTGGGAGATCCGGTCTGAGGTCTGGCCGCCGCCTGGGTACTGCTGCCGGACGGCGCGGCCGACCGCCTGTACTCGGGCAACCAGCCGATCACGGACGTCGCGACAGTGCGTCGCGCCCGAGGCTGCGCGGTACGGCAGGCCCTCGTCTGTCTCCCCATCGGAGAGGCGTCCGCAGCCGCCCCGGCGGCACACCGACCTGGTCCCCGGCCCCGGCCCACGCCGCGACGCCTCATCGCCAAGGCCGGTTTCTGTTCAGTCGACGGCCCGTTCGCTCAGGTCGAAGTCACGGGGCAGGACCGCGTAGGGCGGCCACGGGAACGAGAAGCCCACGGGGTCAGCCGATCACCTGGTCTCCCACGGCGAGGAGGGTCATCGTGCGGCACGGAATCCGATGACGAAGGTCGGCCGGCGCGTCGTCGGTGATCGCGCTCGGCCCGTCAGACGAGGACGACGATGACAGTCAGCTCGCTGGCATGCCGGTGACCACGCCCCGTCAGAGCTCCGGCGATTCCGTCGAACAGCCTCGTCGGACCGAGGCCAGCCTGCGGCGCAGGTGCGCCCGCTCTGGTTCGGTGTGTGCCAGTTCGAGCGCTTCCCGGTACGCCGATGCGGCTTCGTCGCACCGATCGAGTCTGCGCAGCAGGTCGCCTCGGGCGGTCGGGTACGGGCCGTAGCCGCGCAGTCGAGGTTCGTCCGCCAGCGCGGCGAGCAGCCGCAGGCCGGCCTCGGGGCCGTCGCGCATGGCCACCGCCACCGCCCGGTTCACGGCCACGACCGGGGACGGCGTCAGTCGAAGCAGGACGTCGTAGAGGGCGACGATCTGCGGCCAGTCGGTGCAGTCGACATCCTGGGCCTCGACGTGCAGGGCGGCGATCGCGGCCTGCACGCCGTACGGTCCCGGCGGGCCGCCGGTCAGCGCGGTGACCGCCAGTTCCCGCCCCTCCTCGATCATCGTCCGGTCCCAGCGGGAGCGGTCCTGCTCATCAAGCAGCCGAATCTCCCCGTCGAGGCCGGTGCGGGCGTCGCGCCGCGCATGCGTCGACAACAGCAGCGCGAGGAGTCCGGCGATCTCCCGTTCGGCCGGGAGCAGGCGATACAGGATGCGGGTCAGTCGGAGCGCTTCCTCGGCGACGTCGAGACGCTGTAGGTTCGGGCCCGAGCTGGCGGCATAGCCCTCGGTGTAGAGGGAGTAGAGGACCTGGAGCACGCCGGGCAGGCGGTCCGGCAGTTCGTCGGGACCCGGTACCCGGAAGGGGATGCGGGCCTGCCGGATCTTCCGCTTCACACGCACGATCCGCTGGGCCATCGTGGCCGTCGGGATCAGGAAAGCCCGCGCGACCTCAGGCGTAGTGAGACCCGCCAGACACCGCAGGGTCAGGGCTCCACGATCCTCGGCGGACAGCGCCGGATGGGCGCAGGTGAAGAAGAGCTGCAACCGCTCGTCCGGAAGGTCGCCGTCGGCGTCCGCAGGCGGCGACGGGTCGGCTCGGTCCGCCTCCACCTGTAGGACCGCGAGCCTGGCGGCGTAGGCGGTGTCTCGCCGCAGTCGGTCGACGGCCTTGCGGCGCGCCGTCGTGAGCAGCCACGCTCCCGGCCTGCGGGGCACTCCGTCGGCCGGCCAGTGCACCAGCGCCGCCTCGACGGCCTCGGAGGCGACCTCTTCGGCCAGGTCGAGATCGCCGAAGCGGTGGACGAGAGCGGCGAGCAGCCTGCCGCGTTCCTCGCGGAACACCGCCTCGATCGAGGTGGCCGCCGAGGGTGAGGCACTGTCCGGGCACGTCGAGGGTCGCCCGTCGCGCAGGCCTTCGGCTGCTGCGTCGCTCTCGCCCATCGCCGTCAGTCGGTGCTGTCGCCGAAGTCGGCGATCGGCCGAACCACGACGGAGCCGCCGCCCCGCGAGCCGGGACAGCGGGCCGCCCAGTCGAGGGCGACGTCCAGGTTCGGCACGTCGATGACCTCGTACCCGCCGAGGACCTCCCGGGTCTCGGCGAACGGTCCGTCGGTGACGTTGCGCTCGCCCGCGGCGTCGACCCGGACCGTCGTGGCGGTGGTCAGGTCCGCGAGCGAGTGACCGCCGACCAGGACGCCGGCGTCGCGCATCGCCTTCTCGTGCTCGATCCAGTCCTGCGGCGTGCACTGGCTGGCCGCGTCGACCGAGGCCGCGTAGATCAACAGCATGTACTTCACGATCTGTCTCCTGTCGTGGTCTGGCACGGCGGGGCCGCCGTACTGGATGACGACGGACGGGGGATCGTCATATCGACCGAGGTCTCCAGAATTTTTTCGCCGCCGTGGTCGAACCGGCGGCGACGGGCCGGGCCGCCCCTCCGCGCCAGAGCGCCCCAGCCGTCAT
This genomic stretch from Actinoalloteichus hoggarensis harbors:
- a CDS encoding YciI family protein, which produces MKYMLLIYAASVDAASQCTPQDWIEHEKAMRDAGVLVGGHSLADLTTATTVRVDAAGERNVTDGPFAETREVLGGYEVIDVPNLDVALDWAARCPGSRGGGSVVVRPIADFGDSTD
- a CDS encoding NADPH-dependent F420 reductase; translated protein: MSTTTLGIIGTGMVGVGVARRAVDAGLAVVLSNSRGPATLADLVADLGERARAATPAEAAEAGDLVLASVPLAAHERLPRAELAGKTVIDPMNYAPKPEWRVPELDDDELTSSELVQRHLAQSRVVKALHSIGPKQLLNLFRPAGAPDRTAVPLSGDDPAAKSEVAEFLDILGFDTVDLGSLADSWLSGPNTPLYALPYTGQPPAGLTPMEFVAWVQQSPGVPASAARVRELAAATVRGPAGFQL
- a CDS encoding TetR/AcrR family transcriptional regulator; the encoded protein is MPTPRRTSQEEIVTVARDILERHGPAHLTMQAVAERVGVRAPSLYKRVRNRDDLLRLATEATIRDLSEELHAIDATGDPRRVLGDLARTIRAFAHARPHGYHLVFTNASAAARPDPALLAEAAAPVLNLAAVLAGPEHALEAARTITAWTHGFISMELAGAFNLGGDVESAYEFGVDRLADALAR
- a CDS encoding LysR family transcriptional regulator, which encodes MELRALQYFVTVAEELHFGRAAQRLRIVQPAVSQQIARLERELGVRLLDRTSRRVRLTSAGDRVLLAARETLASAARVRVVAGEPAAALRIGVASCVTRRLDEAMTRLCDSERPTQPELIDLPVTARLDAVRDGELDLALVRGAVASTSVTVARAWSEPLHAVLVRDHPAACEPAVRLHDLDPRGLRLPVRDSDPPMYDAILAALPVAPLRPPAGDLLQVLFEVGRDPEGWTLAAAEQLGGSHSERLRQVPLDPPLTVDGHVVTSLATPESCVASYVAAFAE
- a CDS encoding RNA polymerase sigma factor: MGESDAAAEGLRDGRPSTCPDSASPSAATSIEAVFREERGRLLAALVHRFGDLDLAEEVASEAVEAALVHWPADGVPRRPGAWLLTTARRKAVDRLRRDTAYAARLAVLQVEADRADPSPPADADGDLPDERLQLFFTCAHPALSAEDRGALTLRCLAGLTTPEVARAFLIPTATMAQRIVRVKRKIRQARIPFRVPGPDELPDRLPGVLQVLYSLYTEGYAASSGPNLQRLDVAEEALRLTRILYRLLPAEREIAGLLALLLSTHARRDARTGLDGEIRLLDEQDRSRWDRTMIEEGRELAVTALTGGPPGPYGVQAAIAALHVEAQDVDCTDWPQIVALYDVLLRLTPSPVVAVNRAVAVAMRDGPEAGLRLLAALADEPRLRGYGPYPTARGDLLRRLDRCDEAASAYREALELAHTEPERAHLRRRLASVRRGCSTESPEL